The Dethiosulfovibrio peptidovorans DSM 11002 genome has a window encoding:
- the pyk gene encoding pyruvate kinase encodes MQRKVKIICTLGPSSSDREVLAEMIKGGMTVARLNFSHGTHEGHLDTLRLVRGLSDVYGGPVPIMLDTKGPEIRTGLLKDGTTDLVQGSAFSLRLKDDSPGDSSGVWVTYHLLGDEVSVGQDVFIDDGTIHLRIDSISKESVDCSVVVGGSLGNRKGVNVPGANFSFSAMSEKDREDILWGVENDVDFVAVSFVRDRQDVLAVRKVIEDAGGNIKIIAKIETRQAVANIDEIAEVVDGMMIARGDLGVEIPTEEVPLVQKRLIDICRGQGKPVIVATQMLDSMIRNPRPTRAEASDVANAVLDGADVLMLSGETAAGKYPARSVETMSRIISKAEEQLERWQRPFEVPSVPNSVPDAVSMAAVEIAKKTGAKAILSLTRSGVTARMVSKYRPDCPIIATTPSVKTQKELSLSWGVVPLFKSTDGSEDEAIEGAVAAAMGRGFLSEGDMVVITAGMPLDVPGTTNMVRVHTIGRIVLRGLPVIPKVLAGRVFKASSAKEAQSMQDGDILVTSFTDGSYMSALKRAGALITEEGGLTSPSAIMALELGLPCIVNASRCMESLKTGNIVTVDSGKGLVYEGTVNVGA; translated from the coding sequence ATGCAGAGAAAGGTCAAGATAATATGCACATTGGGCCCTTCCAGCTCCGACAGAGAGGTTCTGGCGGAGATGATAAAGGGAGGCATGACCGTGGCTCGCCTGAACTTCAGCCATGGAACCCACGAAGGGCATCTCGATACTTTGAGGTTGGTCCGTGGTCTCTCCGATGTGTACGGAGGCCCGGTGCCGATCATGCTTGATACCAAGGGACCGGAGATAAGGACCGGGCTTCTGAAAGACGGAACCACCGATCTCGTTCAGGGCTCCGCCTTTTCCTTGAGGCTTAAAGACGATTCTCCCGGGGACTCCTCCGGCGTGTGGGTCACCTATCATCTCTTGGGAGACGAGGTCTCGGTGGGACAGGATGTCTTCATAGACGACGGTACCATTCATCTCAGGATAGATTCCATCTCGAAGGAATCTGTCGACTGTTCCGTAGTGGTAGGAGGCTCTTTGGGCAACAGAAAGGGCGTCAACGTGCCTGGAGCGAACTTCTCCTTCTCCGCCATGTCCGAAAAGGACAGGGAGGACATACTATGGGGCGTAGAAAACGACGTGGATTTCGTGGCTGTCTCTTTCGTGAGGGACAGACAGGACGTCCTGGCTGTGAGAAAGGTAATAGAGGATGCCGGTGGAAACATAAAGATAATCGCCAAGATCGAGACCCGCCAAGCGGTGGCAAACATAGACGAGATAGCCGAGGTCGTAGACGGGATGATGATAGCTAGAGGAGATCTGGGAGTCGAGATACCGACCGAGGAGGTTCCGCTGGTCCAGAAGAGATTGATAGATATATGCAGAGGTCAGGGAAAGCCGGTCATAGTGGCCACCCAGATGTTGGACTCGATGATCAGAAATCCAAGGCCTACCAGAGCGGAGGCCAGCGACGTGGCAAACGCGGTTCTAGACGGCGCCGACGTGTTGATGCTCTCGGGAGAGACCGCGGCGGGGAAATATCCTGCGAGGTCCGTGGAGACAATGTCCAGAATTATCTCCAAGGCGGAGGAACAGCTCGAGAGATGGCAACGTCCCTTTGAGGTCCCTTCCGTGCCCAACAGCGTTCCGGATGCGGTCAGTATGGCCGCGGTGGAGATAGCTAAAAAAACCGGGGCCAAGGCAATTCTTTCCCTTACCAGAAGCGGCGTTACTGCCAGGATGGTCAGCAAATATCGTCCGGATTGTCCGATTATCGCCACCACTCCATCGGTAAAGACGCAAAAAGAGCTCTCGCTCAGTTGGGGAGTAGTTCCCCTTTTCAAGAGCACCGACGGTTCTGAGGACGAGGCGATAGAGGGAGCGGTCGCCGCCGCCATGGGGCGAGGATTTCTATCAGAAGGGGATATGGTAGTGATAACCGCCGGTATGCCCTTGGACGTGCCAGGGACTACGAATATGGTGAGGGTCCATACCATAGGGCGAATCGTCCTTAGAGGCCTTCCGGTGATTCCCAAGGTCCTGGCTGGTCGGGTGTTTAAGGCCTCTTCTGCCAAGGAAGCTCAATCCATGCAGGACGGGGATATACTGGTGACTTCCTTTACCGATGGATCCTACATGTCTGCTTTAAAGCGAGCCGGTGCTTTGATCACGGAGGAGGGAGGGCTTACGTCTCCCTCGGCTATAATGGCCCTTGAACTCGGCCTGCCCTGTATCGTCAACGCCTCTCGATGCATGGAGTCCCTTAAGACCGGAAACATCGTGACGGTAGACAGCGGGAAAGGACTGGTCTACGAGGGGACTGTAAACGTTGGAGCCTAG
- a CDS encoding NUDIX hydrolase encodes MEPSPRFSPFSPWETLVGNFEPVRWGAVAIPILSTKAGPRVVSILRPESMRSHGGQIAFPGGAREEGDLTPWETACRETCEEIGLDGKYLKFLGAVPIEDVFVSGFKVIPIVVEVDGAVRESDFVLNEDEVARVILLDPDTLSGSPEMKRGLYRGVEYSYPIYPLCEKMSLWGASARMFRNVDRLGFFRRFRSFE; translated from the coding sequence TTGGAGCCTAGCCCACGCTTTTCCCCTTTTTCTCCGTGGGAGACTCTCGTCGGTAACTTTGAACCGGTCCGATGGGGAGCGGTTGCCATTCCTATCTTATCGACCAAAGCTGGGCCTAGAGTTGTGTCGATATTAAGGCCGGAATCGATGAGGTCTCACGGAGGGCAGATAGCTTTTCCCGGAGGAGCCAGAGAGGAGGGGGACCTCACCCCATGGGAAACGGCCTGTAGAGAGACCTGCGAGGAGATAGGCCTGGACGGGAAATATCTTAAATTTCTCGGAGCCGTCCCAATTGAGGACGTCTTTGTCAGCGGTTTCAAGGTCATACCTATAGTCGTAGAGGTCGATGGAGCCGTGAGGGAGTCGGATTTCGTCCTCAACGAGGACGAGGTCGCGAGGGTGATTCTCCTGGATCCCGATACTCTCTCCGGTTCTCCGGAGATGAAGAGAGGTCTTTATAGGGGGGTCGAATACTCTTATCCCATATATCCTCTTTGCGAAAAAATGTCCCTTTGGGGGGCTTCAGCCAGGATGTTCCGGAATGTGGATCGCCTAGGGTTCTTTCGGCGTTTTCGGTCTTTTGAATAG
- the cdaA gene encoding diadenylate cyclase CdaA: MTEIFKLIRWQDVVDILVIYYVVYRLLSLLYGTRAMQLVKGLLVIGMLAASARLLNLGTISWFMGQILSITVIAVPIVFQPELRKVLEELGRGNIWKRHKAQKRAETIAGEISKALIYMKGQRIGALLVLQRGTGLKDFWRTAIELNADITQELLISIFWVNNPLHDGAVILDQSKIIAAGCYLPLTENSDLSRWIGTRHRAGLGVTEVSDAISLIVSEERGEVSLAINGHLSRNLKDDQVHKLLVHYFSGEDTEQQSFLDTLRDEIKSLGS, encoded by the coding sequence ATGACGGAAATATTTAAGCTTATAAGATGGCAGGATGTAGTCGATATATTGGTCATATATTACGTCGTCTATCGCCTTCTTTCGCTGCTATACGGAACGAGAGCGATGCAGCTGGTCAAGGGGCTTCTGGTTATCGGTATGCTCGCGGCATCCGCCAGGCTCCTCAACCTGGGGACCATATCGTGGTTTATGGGGCAAATCCTGAGCATAACGGTAATAGCCGTTCCCATAGTCTTTCAGCCCGAGCTTCGGAAAGTCCTGGAGGAGCTCGGCAGGGGGAACATATGGAAGAGACATAAGGCGCAGAAAAGAGCGGAGACGATCGCCGGGGAAATATCGAAAGCCCTAATCTACATGAAGGGTCAAAGGATAGGAGCTTTGCTGGTATTGCAGAGAGGGACGGGGCTGAAGGATTTTTGGCGTACAGCCATAGAGTTGAACGCGGACATAACTCAGGAACTCTTGATATCCATCTTTTGGGTCAACAACCCACTCCACGACGGAGCGGTCATCCTGGATCAATCCAAGATCATAGCGGCTGGATGTTATCTGCCCTTGACGGAGAACAGCGATCTCTCTAGGTGGATAGGGACGAGGCATCGGGCCGGTCTTGGGGTCACCGAGGTGTCGGACGCTATTTCCCTGATAGTTTCGGAGGAGAGAGGAGAGGTGTCTCTGGCCATTAACGGACATCTTTCCAGAAACCTCAAGGACGATCAGGTGCATAAGCTTTTGGTCCATTATTTTTCCGGAGAGGATACGGAACAGCAATCCTTCCTCGATACTCTCAGAGATGAGATAAAATCTCTAGGATCGTGA